The sequence GTCATGGTGAACGTGATCGTGGGGCTCCGCGCCGTGGACCGCGAGCTGGTGGAGCTGATGGGATCCCTGTCGGCCTCCGAGTGGCAAGTCTTCCGGCTCGCGCGGGTGCCCACGGCGCTGCCGTACCTCTTCGCGGGGCTCGACGTGGCCATCGTGTTCAGCCTGCTCGCCACCATCGTGGCGGAGTTCGTCGGCTCACAGATCGGCATGGGCAACCTGATCCTCCAGATGAACTTCGCTCTCGACGTGCCCGGCGTCTTCGCCGTGCTCCTCATTCTCTCCCTCCTGGGCGTGGGCCTGCACCTGGTGGTGGTGAAGATCCAGCGGCGCGTCATCTTCTGGGGCAATTCGGACGTCGTGACGGGGGCGTGATGCAGCGGACTCGAGACAGGAGGCGACCATGAAATGCGCGAGACGGAAGGGGTGGAGAGGCGCGGGGCTCGCGATGGCAGCAGTCGGGCTCGCGGTGATGCTGGGGCCGGCGCCGGTGCCCGCCCAGGCGCCGCCCCGGAAGGTCACCGTGGTGTTCGCCAGCACCAACTTCCCCGTCGGGACCTCGCCGGCCAACCTGCCCAAGACCCTCGGCTACTGGCAGGAGGAGGGGCTCGACGTGGAGCTGCAAGGGGCGGCCGGCTCCCTGCCGTCGCTCCAGATGGTCCTGGGCGGCAAGGGGGATGTGGGCGTGGTCCAGCCCATCACGCTCTTTCAGATGCGCCCCAAAGGGGCCAAGGTCAAGGCTTTCTACACCTTCATCCGCCACAATTGGTTCTACCCCGTGGTCCTCGAGTCCAGCCCCATCCTGAGCATCAAGGACCTCAAGGGCAAGACGATCGGCGTCCAGAGCATGGGCGCCTCCATGATCCCCTTCATGAAGCTCTGCCTGGCGGAGGCGGGACTCGACCCCGAGAAGGACGCGACCTTCGTGGGCGTGGGCCTCGGGGCGGGCGCGGCCGCGCTCCTCCACCAAGGGAAGGTGGATGCCCTGGCCCTCTGGTCCGCCCAGTACGCGCTCATGGAGAACGCGGGGTTCAAGCTCCGGAGCTTCCAGGACATCGCGCCCCTCAAGCACATGTCCTTCGCCGTCTCCTACGTCGCCCGGGACGACTGGATCCGCGACAACGGCGAGGTGGCGGCGAGGCTCGGCCGCGGCTGGGCCAAGGCCACGCTCTTCGCTCTCACCAACCCGGAGGCGGCGGTGCGGCTGCACTGGAAGGTGTATCCGCAGACGCGGGCGGCGGGCGACGATGATCCCACGGCCATGAAGAAGGCGCTCACGGAGCTGTGGGCCGGACTCAACTTCATGCGGGTGGACACGGCCCCGAGCAAGAAGTGGGGGCTGACCACGCGCGAGGAGGTCGAGGCCTACGGCAAGGTGCTCGTGCGGGCGAAGCTGATGGAGGGCCAGCCGGAGGGGGCCGACCAGTACTTCGCGCCCGAGATGATCGACCGGATCAATGACTTCGACCAGGCGAAGGTGATCGCGCAGGCCAGGGCCTTCAAGCCCTAGCCTTCCCGCGACGAAGGGCGACGCTGACGTTCACCCGGGGCGCGCAGGCGTGAGGCGTCCCGTGCCACGAGGAGGGCTTCGCATGCCGAGGATCACGAGGCGATGGCAGGTCCGGGCGCTGCTCGCGCTGGTGGCGCTCGTCGCGGTGGGGGGAGGCGCAGGGGAGGCGGCGAGCCAGGAGAAGTACCCCTCCCGTCCCATCGACTTCATCTGCACCTGGGGCACGGGCGGCGGCGCCGATGCCATGGCCCGCCAGATCGGCTCCCTGGCGCAACCGCTGCTCGGGGTGGCCCTGCCCGTCTCCAACGTCCCCGGGGCCTCGGGCAACACGGGGCTGGCCCAGATCCTCGGCGGCAAGAGCGACGGCTACACCGTCGCCACTTACATCCAGGACACGCTCATGACCATTCCCATGGGGCTGGCGCGCCACAAGGTGGACGACCTCGAGTGGATCACGCGCACCCAGGTGGCCGACTCCTTCCTGTTCGTGAAGTCCGACGGGCCCTTCAAGACCATCCAGGAGCTGTTCGCCCACGCCAAGGCGAACCCGGGCAAGCTCCGGGTGGGGACCACGGGCTTCGGCTCGGTGGACGACGTCACGGTGCGCTACCTCGAGAAGCGTGGCTACAAGATGATCACGGTGCCGTATCCCAAACCCGGCGAGCGCTACGCCGCCACGCTCGGGGGCCACGCCGAGGTGCTCTACGAGCAGGCGGGCGACGTGCTCCAGTACCTCAAGGCCGGCCAGCTCCGCCCCCTCCTCATCTTCGCCGAGAAGCGTCACCCCGCCTTCGCGGAGGTGCCCACCTCCAAGGAGCTCGGCATCGACATCACGCTGCCGCAGTTCCGCGGCATCGTGGCGCGCAAGGGGACGCCGCCCGAGCGCATCCAGGCGCTGGCCGGGGCCTTCCGGAAGGCCATGGAGACCCCGCAGTGGAAGAAGTTCGCCGAGGAGTGGTACTTCGCCCCGGACAGCTACCTCGGGCACGACCGCTTCGGCCGGTGGGTGGCGAGCGAGGTGGACACGCTCGAGCGGCTCGTCAAGGAGTTCGGGCTGCGCAAGTAGCATGCTCCCCCGCCGCGCCCTGATCCCGCTCGCCGGAGCGGTGCTGGCCGCCGCCCTCCTGCCGGGCTCGTGGGGTCTCGACGGCCTCGCCCGCGAGGGGCAGCTCGGCCCCGGATTCTGGCCACGGCTGGCGCTCTGCGGCCTCGGGCTGGCCTGCCTCGCCAAGGCGCGGGAGGAGTGGCGCCGCGGGCGCGGCGGGGCCCCCGAGGCCGGCGACGCCCGGCCCGAGATCTCGCGGCCCACGCTCCTCGGCGGCATCGCCCTCATCGTCGGTTACGTGCTGCTCGCCTCCCCCCTGGGCTTCGCCCTGACGACGGCCGGCTTCATCGCGGCCTTCATGCTCCTCGCCGGCTCGCGGGCACCGGTCAGCGTGGCGCTCTCCGCGCTGCTCGGCACGGTCGGG is a genomic window of Candidatus Rokuibacteriota bacterium containing:
- a CDS encoding ABC transporter substrate-binding protein, whose translation is MKCARRKGWRGAGLAMAAVGLAVMLGPAPVPAQAPPRKVTVVFASTNFPVGTSPANLPKTLGYWQEEGLDVELQGAAGSLPSLQMVLGGKGDVGVVQPITLFQMRPKGAKVKAFYTFIRHNWFYPVVLESSPILSIKDLKGKTIGVQSMGASMIPFMKLCLAEAGLDPEKDATFVGVGLGAGAAALLHQGKVDALALWSAQYALMENAGFKLRSFQDIAPLKHMSFAVSYVARDDWIRDNGEVAARLGRGWAKATLFALTNPEAAVRLHWKVYPQTRAAGDDDPTAMKKALTELWAGLNFMRVDTAPSKKWGLTTREEVEAYGKVLVRAKLMEGQPEGADQYFAPEMIDRINDFDQAKVIAQARAFKP
- a CDS encoding tripartite tricarboxylate transporter TctB family protein, producing the protein MLPRRALIPLAGAVLAAALLPGSWGLDGLAREGQLGPGFWPRLALCGLGLACLAKAREEWRRGRGGAPEAGDARPEISRPTLLGGIALIVGYVLLASPLGFALTTAGFIAAFMLLAGSRAPVSVALSALLGTVGLLYVFVKAVYLPLPKGDGPFEALTLALYRALGLF
- a CDS encoding tripartite tricarboxylate transporter substrate binding protein, with amino-acid sequence MPRITRRWQVRALLALVALVAVGGGAGEAASQEKYPSRPIDFICTWGTGGGADAMARQIGSLAQPLLGVALPVSNVPGASGNTGLAQILGGKSDGYTVATYIQDTLMTIPMGLARHKVDDLEWITRTQVADSFLFVKSDGPFKTIQELFAHAKANPGKLRVGTTGFGSVDDVTVRYLEKRGYKMITVPYPKPGERYAATLGGHAEVLYEQAGDVLQYLKAGQLRPLLIFAEKRHPAFAEVPTSKELGIDITLPQFRGIVARKGTPPERIQALAGAFRKAMETPQWKKFAEEWYFAPDSYLGHDRFGRWVASEVDTLERLVKEFGLRK